Proteins from one Salvelinus namaycush isolate Seneca chromosome 34, SaNama_1.0, whole genome shotgun sequence genomic window:
- the LOC120028455 gene encoding uncharacterized protein LOC120028455: MVENVKEQQTVALKDAPVFSVALDEGVDVNDIPRLAVVGRYCDSEQVSPMLTHRRSDLTDHSLHPQNPPHVDPVTAHPGVTLETSCSPEGPAEGECCRSCTPPSAPAPRPPMPTMGVTTLEGVEVCQDGEDFCLTTEGGMEALGAQESSMGEMSPQRNNENRLPFQIFPEPVEVSLSPEGSPNHLQQFSPSEKERLPSIMVEPTDMSEVESGELRWPPEDMEFCSEEDDLFLEQCIPPANIADWGEEEEETSVVINHQQNTSLIDLQSDAFRDETPILPPSSSPALN; the protein is encoded by the exons ATGGTTGAAAATGTAAAGGAGCAGCAAACTGTAGCGTTAAAAGATGCACCTGTGTTTAGTGTGGCTCTTGATGAGGGTGTGGATGTGAATGACATTCCACGTCTGGCAGTTGTTGGaagatactgtgactcagagcag GTCAGTCCCATGTTGACCCACAGAAGGAGCGACCTTACTGATCACAGTCTCCACCCTCAGAACCCCCCCCACGTGGACCCCGTCACAGCCCATCCAGGCGTCACCCTGGAGACCAGCTGCTCCCCTGAGGGGCCAGCGGAGGGAGAGTGCTGTAGGAGCTGCACCCCTCCGTCTGCACCCGCTCCTCGGCCCCCTATGCCCACTATGGGAGTGACCACCTTGGAAGGTGTGGAGGTCTGCCAGGATGGGGAGGACTTCTGCCTGACTACAGAAGG AGGGATGGAGGCGCTTGGTGCCCAGGAGTCATCGATGGGCGAGATGTCACCGCAGAGGAATAATGAGAACAGGTTACCTTTCCAG ATCTTCCCAGAACCAGTGGAGGTGTCTCTGAGTCCAGAGGGCTCTCCCAATCACCTGCAGCAGTTCAGTCCCTCAGAGAAGGAGCGGCTTCCCTCCATCATGGTGGAGCCCACGGACATGAGCGAAGTGGAGAGTGGCGAGTTACGGTGGCCCCCGGAAGACATGGAATTCTGTTCTGAGGAGGATGATCTGTTCCTGGAGCAGTGTATCCCCCCGGCCAACATTGCAgactggggagaggaggaggaagagacgtCTGTTGTCATCAACCACCAGCAGAACACATCCCTCATTG ACCTCCAGTCAGATGCGTTCAGGGATGAAACACCTATTCTACCACCTAGCAGCTCACCTGCCCTGAACTGA